The Xiphias gladius isolate SHS-SW01 ecotype Sanya breed wild chromosome 4, ASM1685928v1, whole genome shotgun sequence genome includes a window with the following:
- the LOC120789293 gene encoding centrosomal protein of 128 kDa-like isoform X6, whose translation MDTSSESDSYDRKRGHRSRGREANRRPCRDRGRASGIGDDDRAADISEKINTLANTLQDTSRNLTKVDQMLGQYREHTDDQVDVMALLRENLEESITELQKQRLSNGARSASASASTLHTSDLEAISGSEGQRFYPTTPLRDYKGTPTRRRRSQSVGVHFKDASLTGEDIHSLHQSLRDLCCDQQRLSDDLGNEILRRNRSDINTKQAIESLTGHMTISQRQDSVSSRVERRLQELEREMHTEERSLERERRPEQRVAMSDELQETSGRCQVQAHEREEAMTARLLKAEKEKSKMEQDLERARRLLEHSEDSRESLVQQVNDMRGELLRMRKEKTELQRARPETSQSTAQPHGNHTDREEGRGGLQGPDRLDLEKEVAELQVQLCKASVLCEAEELKRALDRKEKERVQLSLQVEELSSDLVRREQQQLRMLEQLREIQSSFQSRGLAEKREMEALLQESTRSREELKTRAQEAVRQWRAKCKRLQKELEEVRAQAQFHTDKFLQAAREKESSQAKLKALSQQTESTRRELTEILGRLAQREEELHRKDVELSETRQRQLSLEQEIRQVREASAALEEENRRQAAIHARLREENQRLMERADTQASRCQRDEDTWAELQAALKQMNSARTKLAQQLAKEESSRMELQKVALELQAKLTVVQEEQAALGQQLQLEREVHQKELDNMKAMMEDSRIKKDREVQDTVKLYRQEQDELQAHLKDVKADAMSDKELCGVLRIKLDRMKDECDKMALQLSTKEEAHALLHRKYLLLKQELDDKVRSGERRNALESELEKKVLRMEAEQEAILTYLGEELDAACHSLARNGEDKLQAISQKPGLVKDPHHWLAETKTKLRWLCEEVRERDTRQQHLRKQHQQTRDQLKALRQSRDSEQANLLQRLDQQEKLLHSLSTEKKERGGEI comes from the exons ATGGACACATCCAGCGAGTCGGATTCATACGACAGGAAGCGGGGACACAGGTCTCGGGGGCGTGAAGCCAACCGCAGACCTTGTCGGGACAGGGGCAGAGCCAGTGGGATTGGAGACGATGATCGAGCAGCAGACATCTCCGAAAAGATCAATACCCTGGCAAACACTTTACAG gACACCAGTAGAAACTTGACCAAAGTAGACCAGATGCTGGGCCAGTACAGGGAGCATACAGATGATCAGGTTGATGTCATGGCACTG CTCAGGGAAAACCTGGAGGAGTCAATCActgagctgcagaaacagaGGCTGAGTAATGGGGCTCGGAGTGCTTCAGCTTCAGCCTCTACCCTGCATACCAGTGACCTGGAGGCTATCTCAGGGTCAG AAGGCCAGCGTTTCTACCCTACCACTCCACTGAGGGACTACAAAGGCACTCcaacaaggaggaggaggtctcaGTCTGTTGGTGTTCACTTCAAGGATGCCAGCCTGACAGGAGAGGAT ATTCATTCTTTACACCAATCCTTGAGGGATTTGTGCTGTGACCAGCAGAGACTGTCTGATGACTTGGGTAATGAAATCCTCAGGAGGAACAG gtcTGATATTAACACCAAGCAGGCGATTGAGAGCCTCACAGGCCACATGACAATTTCCCAAAGACAAGACTCG GTGTCATCTCGTGTAGAGCGGCGTCTGcaggagctggagagagagatgcacactgaggagaggagcttggagagagagagaaggcctGAGCAGCGGGTGGCCATGTCTGACGAGCTGCAGGAG ACTTCAGGGAGATGCCAAGTTCAAGCCcatgagagagaagaggccATGACAGCCAGGTTATTGaaagcagagaaggagaagtcCAAG ATGGAGCAGGATCTGGAGAGAGCTAGAAGACTATTAGAACATTCAGAGGATAGCAGAGAGTCACTTGTTCAACAG GTAAATGACATGCGCGGTGAGCTGCtgaggatgaggaaggagaagaCTGAGCTTCAGAGGGCCCGGCCGGAGACTTCTCAGTCCACTGCTCAGCCACATGGCAACCACACTgacagggaggagggaagaggtgGACTGCAAGGGCCAG ATCGTTTAGACCTAGAAAAAGAAGTGGCGGAGCTGCAAGTCCAGCTGTGCAAAGCCTCTgtgctctgtgaggctgaagAACTGAAGAGGGCTTTGGACCgcaaggagaaagagagggtgcAACTCAGCTTACAGGTGGAG GAATTGTCATCAGACCTAGTGCGGCGGGAGCAACAGCAGCTACGAATGCTGGAACAGTTGAGGGAGATACAG TCATCCTTTCAGAGCCGAGGGCTGGCAGagaagagggagatggaggcATTACTTCAGGAGAGCACAAGGAGCAGAGAAGAATTGAAGACCAGGGCCCAGGAGGCTGTGCGCCAGTGGAGGGCAAAGTGCAAGAGACTgcagaaggagctggaggaggtgaGGGCCCAGGCTCAATTCCATACTGACAAGTTCTTGCAG gcagccagagaaaaagagagctctCAGGCCAAGCTGAAGGCGCTGAGCCAGCAGACTGAGTCGACCCGCAGGGAGCTCACTGAAATCCTTGGCCGTTTGGCCCAGCGCGAGGAAGAACTCCACCGCAAGGACGTTGAGTTGTCTGAAACCCGCCAGCGCCAGCTGTCACTGGAGCAGGAAATCCGGCAG GTAAGGGAGGCCTCAGCTGCCTTGGAGGAAGAGAATCGGCGTCAGGCTGCCATCCATGCAAGACTAAGGGAAGAGAACCAGAGGTTGATGGAGCGAGCTGACACCCAAGCCAGTCGTTGTCAAAGAGATGAGGACACATGGGCTGAGCTCCAGGCTGCCCTGAAGCAGATGAACTCAGCCCGTACCAAGCTAGCTCAGCAGCTTGCTAAGGAGGAGAGCTCTAGGATGGAACTCCAGAAGGTTGCCTTAGAACTACAGGCTAAACTGACAGTGGTGCAGGAAGAGCAGGCTGCACTTGGGCAACAGCTGCAGCTTGAGAGAGAGGTGCATCAGAAGGAACTGGACAACATGAAGGCAATGATGGAAGACAGCAGGATAAAAAAGGATCGTGAAGTACAGGACACGGTTAAGCTCTACCGTCAGGAGCAAGATGAATTGCAGGCACACCTAAAGGACGTAAAG GCAGATGCAATGTCAGACAAGGAGCTGTGTGGGGTGCTGCGCATTAAGTTGGACAGAATGAAGGATGAGTGTGATAAGATGGCATTGCAGCTGAGCACAAAAGAAGAGGCACATGCACTTCTCCACAGAAAGTACCTTCTACTCAAACAGGAACTGGATGACAAA GTCAGGTCAGGTGAGCGGAGAAATGCTTTGGAGTCAGAGCTGGAGAAGAAGGTGTTGCGGATGGAAGCAGAGCAAGAGGCAATCCTTACCTACTTGGGTGAGGAACTAGATGCAGCCTGCCATAGCCTGGCTAGGAATGGTGAAGACAAACTACAG GCGATCTCACAGAAACCTGGATTAGTGAAAGACCCTCATCACTGGCTAGCTGAGACAAAG ACAAAGTTACGCTGGCTGTGTGAGGAGGTGCGAGAGCGCGACACAAGACAACAGCACCTGCGGAAGCAGCATCAGCAAACCAGGGATCAATTGAAGGCCCTCAGGCAGAGCCGGGACTCAGAACAGGCCAATCTCCTGCAGCGCCTGGACCAACAGGAGAAGCTGCTGCACTCCCTCAGCACTGAAAAGAAAG AGCGGGGAggtgagatctga